In Streptomyces sp. NBC_00569, a single genomic region encodes these proteins:
- a CDS encoding MmyB family transcriptional regulator — translation MDTVHPQSRGPHAVGRASHAEPPRRHQIQHPVAGPLELTYQPLDLPMSAREARSLTLYTAEPGTPNEDRIKVLSSWATTPAGRPRNGAKKSHHLNRKIVKCRQATTTEPTDAHDHAEVLDRCS, via the coding sequence ATGGACACCGTCCACCCTCAGTCCCGAGGTCCGCACGCGGTGGGCCGCGCATCCCATGCGGAGCCACCACGGCGGCATCAAATCCAGCACCCAGTCGCCGGCCCTCTGGAGCTCACCTACCAGCCGCTGGATCTGCCCATGTCCGCCCGCGAAGCGCGCTCCCTGACCCTTTACACCGCCGAGCCGGGCACCCCGAACGAAGACCGGATCAAGGTCCTCTCCAGTTGGGCAACCACCCCGGCCGGGCGCCCGAGAAACGGTGCGAAGAAGTCCCACCACCTAAACCGGAAGATCGTTAAATGTCGGCAAGCGACCACTACTGAACCTACCGATGCTCATGATCACGCAGAAGTGCTCGATCGCTGCTCATGA
- a CDS encoding BTAD domain-containing putative transcriptional regulator has product MTEIVRTRLRPPRPVAARIARPRAAAAFVAAADVPLVCVEADAGYGKTTFVDAVTTGAHRAWYALTPADRDPHTFLAHLTAAVTATQEVAGDPESPSGSWSALLDRALDRIDEWAAAGGTYIVLDDYHVVHGSPVDAVVGRLVDVLPARVQFVATSRTHLGPESWGGRNARYDAVRVIDRALLAFDDDETVAYLHSRFGVSLPPPVVEVLVEETEGWPIALSLIGRRLHRGHHAAEELLAALPAGRDAAFDFLGNQVFAEQPLDVQRFLLDVSVLSPLTPEACAAVAGTTTGVAARTLRGIAAAGLFCAETDAGSYRMHHLFRHFLISQIDPARRRELHAAAARHHRAGGEYERAATHALASQQPEAAARDVAVIAGQLLASGRHLTLLALTDDLGPALDEHPALLVARSHAVRLSSRFDEAIDLARRAAQLIGPEAGPEVGEDLGEALRAELAVHLDTVHPARAEQVLERLTAVGPHGHDLLAPRIENEINRGRLAHAARLLERAGDAHTAALRPRLLVRQGRLLEARSLLERFTDDHSRIPMAHRESSALLAWMHALLGHVGRAAEHARVGIGLGRDLRSPLLTCVSTGRLGLALITGSGPTDVRQAHQHLLESLELAERLGVDRFRAEPLMGLTVLADRMGRPEDTLRFGIDAVEILAAAGDRYLEAMARLSIGAALAGRHDPTARTWLQEARELAHECGDALVPLLCDQWLASLDLAEGDRAAFAARAQDVLTRTVHLNLTDIWLTPGWLGITEEAVRRAWLDAAQAEGCAAAHVAYLQGRISPPADGTTTHPSPPAQSVLRVTTLGGFAVDRGGATLTAESFGRRKAIEILLLLCASERHSQSRSELQDKLWPELSREKASVRFRVALHALHHVLEPDRAPREPTRFVRTSADRIWLDPHSVTIDADEFRVHADQLLASAECDPAEGQKVLGAYQQPFLHDYPAFEWAIPVRDELAVRFTELTLATAELLLEAGDHTAAIAACRRLLAHDPFVEPAYEVVAAARLAAGDSAGAHRAFRECERLFEEELDIRPTWTLNASGVHSLRHVR; this is encoded by the coding sequence GTGACCGAGATCGTCCGTACCCGTCTGCGGCCGCCGAGGCCGGTCGCGGCGCGGATCGCACGGCCGCGAGCCGCGGCCGCCTTCGTCGCCGCGGCCGACGTGCCGCTGGTCTGCGTCGAGGCGGATGCGGGGTACGGCAAGACCACCTTCGTCGACGCGGTGACGACAGGTGCCCACCGGGCCTGGTACGCCCTGACCCCTGCGGACCGGGACCCGCACACCTTCCTCGCGCACCTCACCGCCGCCGTGACGGCCACACAGGAAGTCGCCGGAGATCCAGAGTCGCCGAGCGGCAGCTGGTCCGCCCTGCTCGACCGTGCACTTGACCGGATCGACGAGTGGGCCGCGGCGGGCGGGACGTACATCGTGCTCGACGACTACCACGTGGTCCACGGCTCTCCGGTGGACGCGGTCGTTGGGCGGCTCGTGGACGTTCTCCCGGCGAGGGTGCAATTCGTCGCTACGTCGCGGACCCACCTCGGTCCCGAGTCCTGGGGAGGCCGCAACGCCAGGTACGACGCGGTGCGCGTCATCGACCGTGCCCTGCTCGCGTTCGACGACGACGAGACCGTCGCTTACCTGCACTCCCGTTTCGGGGTGAGCCTGCCGCCGCCCGTGGTCGAGGTGCTGGTCGAGGAGACCGAGGGCTGGCCGATCGCCCTGTCGCTGATCGGCCGCCGCCTGCATCGCGGTCACCACGCTGCCGAGGAACTGCTCGCGGCGCTGCCCGCGGGGCGGGACGCCGCCTTCGACTTCCTCGGGAACCAGGTCTTCGCCGAGCAGCCCCTGGACGTGCAGCGGTTCCTCCTCGACGTGTCGGTTCTGTCCCCGCTCACGCCCGAAGCCTGCGCCGCCGTTGCCGGCACGACGACGGGGGTGGCGGCGCGCACGCTGCGGGGCATCGCGGCAGCGGGGTTGTTCTGCGCCGAGACGGACGCGGGTTCCTACCGGATGCACCACCTGTTCCGCCATTTCCTCATCAGCCAGATCGACCCCGCGCGACGGCGCGAACTGCATGCCGCCGCTGCTCGCCACCACCGCGCGGGTGGCGAGTACGAGCGGGCGGCCACCCATGCCCTGGCATCGCAGCAGCCCGAGGCCGCCGCGCGCGATGTGGCCGTGATCGCCGGGCAGTTGCTGGCCTCCGGCCGTCACCTCACCCTCCTCGCCCTGACGGACGACCTCGGCCCCGCCCTCGACGAGCACCCGGCGCTCCTCGTCGCCCGCAGTCACGCGGTCCGCCTGAGCAGCCGGTTCGACGAGGCCATCGACCTCGCGCGCCGGGCCGCACAGCTCATCGGCCCCGAAGCCGGCCCCGAAGTTGGCGAAGACCTCGGTGAAGCACTGCGGGCAGAGCTCGCCGTTCATCTCGACACGGTGCACCCCGCGCGCGCCGAGCAGGTCCTCGAACGCCTCACGGCCGTCGGCCCGCACGGGCACGACCTTCTCGCGCCGCGCATCGAGAACGAGATCAACCGTGGTCGCCTGGCCCACGCCGCGCGCCTGCTGGAGCGCGCGGGTGACGCGCACACCGCCGCACTGCGCCCCCGCTTGCTGGTGCGTCAGGGCAGGCTGTTGGAGGCGCGCAGCCTTCTGGAGCGGTTCACCGACGACCACAGCCGCATCCCGATGGCCCACCGCGAGAGCTCGGCTCTGCTCGCCTGGATGCACGCACTCCTGGGGCATGTCGGCCGGGCGGCCGAGCACGCTCGAGTCGGGATCGGTCTGGGGCGCGACCTGCGCTCCCCGCTGCTCACCTGCGTCTCGACCGGTCGCCTGGGGCTGGCCCTCATCACTGGCTCCGGCCCCACCGACGTCCGTCAGGCCCACCAGCACCTGCTGGAATCCCTCGAACTCGCCGAGCGGCTCGGCGTCGACCGTTTCCGGGCCGAGCCCCTCATGGGCCTGACGGTCCTCGCTGATCGGATGGGGCGGCCTGAGGACACGTTGCGCTTCGGGATCGACGCGGTCGAGATTCTGGCCGCTGCCGGAGACCGCTACCTCGAAGCCATGGCCCGACTGTCGATCGGCGCCGCACTGGCGGGTCGGCACGACCCGACGGCCCGCACGTGGCTCCAGGAGGCCCGGGAGCTGGCGCACGAGTGCGGCGATGCGCTCGTGCCGCTGCTCTGCGACCAATGGCTGGCGTCGCTGGACCTTGCCGAGGGGGATCGGGCCGCGTTCGCCGCGCGGGCACAGGACGTGCTGACGCGTACGGTGCATCTCAACCTCACCGACATCTGGCTGACCCCCGGCTGGCTGGGGATCACAGAGGAAGCCGTCCGACGGGCGTGGCTCGACGCAGCGCAGGCCGAGGGGTGCGCCGCCGCCCACGTGGCCTACCTGCAGGGCCGGATCAGCCCGCCGGCCGACGGCACCACCACCCACCCGTCTCCACCGGCGCAGTCCGTACTGCGTGTGACGACTCTCGGCGGATTCGCGGTCGACCGTGGAGGCGCCACCCTGACCGCGGAGTCGTTCGGGCGCCGCAAAGCGATCGAGATCCTCCTGCTGCTGTGCGCGAGCGAGCGCCACTCCCAGAGCCGCTCGGAGCTTCAGGACAAGCTGTGGCCGGAGCTGTCACGCGAGAAGGCGAGCGTCAGGTTCCGGGTGGCCCTGCACGCGCTGCACCATGTGCTCGAGCCCGACCGGGCGCCGCGCGAGCCCACCCGATTCGTGCGCACATCCGCGGACCGGATCTGGCTCGACCCGCACAGCGTGACCATCGACGCCGACGAATTCCGCGTACACGCCGACCAGTTGCTGGCGTCCGCGGAGTGCGACCCGGCAGAAGGCCAGAAAGTTCTGGGCGCCTACCAACAGCCGTTCCTCCACGACTATCCGGCCTTCGAGTGGGCGATTCCCGTACGCGACGAGCTGGCGGTCCGCTTCACCGAACTCACCCTGGCGACAGCTGAGTTGTTGCTGGAAGCCGGCGACCACACAGCGGCCATTGCCGCCTGCCGCCGTCTTCTCGCCCATGACCCGTTCGTCGAACCAGCCTACGAAGTCGTGGCGGCGGCCCGCCTCGCCGCAGGCGACTCGGCGGGCGCTCACCGGGCATTTCGTGAGTGCGAGCGACTCTTCGAGGAGGAGCTGGACATCAGGCCCACGTGGACTCTGAACGCGTCCGGCGTTCACTCACTTCGCCATGTGCGGTGA
- a CDS encoding MFS transporter produces MKTHHESGPPPLASGPDQLPGRAQRKLLAAGLLGSSIEWYDFFLYGTAAALVFPHVFFPHSSALMGTLLSFSTFWAGFLARPIGGAIAGHLGDRHGRKPVVVVALLGMGLATFLIGCLPGAGTIGVAAPLLLVVLRFAQGLACGGQWGGIVLLLTESASPKRRGFAGTFGQMGVPLGIILGNSAFLLTTKLTSDDTFLSWGWRVPFFCSALLFPVVLFIQTKVEDTPEFEQLRRSAERGARPQVAQAPLKEAVRGHWRSILLGCGLLAATNCLFYISNTGVLAYATAELGMDREALLTGSLLSSLVAVAATLAAGAASDRFGRRPVILVGAVALVVWAFPYFWLVDTAKLGMLFVAVTVGAVFQSLTFGPLAAYLGELFAPRVRLSGASLAYQLAAITVSGGTPVIMTALIARTGATWSVAVFVAVMGLVTTGCAWRLRETNPASVRRDPQAVPGADGTGAPGTDVDVAGAEAVAKA; encoded by the coding sequence ATGAAGACTCACCATGAATCAGGCCCGCCGCCACTCGCCAGTGGGCCCGACCAGCTACCTGGGCGCGCGCAGCGCAAACTGCTTGCCGCCGGTCTGCTCGGCAGCTCGATCGAGTGGTACGACTTCTTTCTGTACGGCACCGCTGCCGCCCTCGTGTTTCCTCATGTGTTCTTCCCGCACTCCTCCGCGCTGATGGGGACGCTGCTCTCGTTCAGCACGTTCTGGGCGGGCTTCCTGGCCAGGCCGATCGGCGGAGCCATCGCCGGCCACCTCGGGGACCGGCACGGGCGCAAGCCCGTCGTCGTGGTCGCCCTGCTGGGCATGGGTCTGGCCACCTTCCTGATCGGCTGCCTGCCCGGTGCCGGCACCATCGGTGTGGCCGCGCCGCTGCTGCTGGTCGTGCTGCGGTTCGCGCAGGGCTTGGCCTGCGGCGGTCAATGGGGCGGCATCGTGCTGCTGCTGACCGAGTCGGCGAGCCCCAAGCGGCGTGGGTTCGCCGGGACCTTCGGGCAGATGGGCGTGCCGCTCGGCATCATCCTGGGCAACTCCGCCTTCTTGCTCACCACCAAGCTGACCTCCGACGACACCTTCCTGAGCTGGGGATGGCGCGTCCCGTTCTTCTGCAGCGCCCTGCTGTTCCCCGTCGTGCTCTTCATCCAGACCAAGGTCGAGGACACTCCGGAGTTCGAGCAGCTGCGGCGCAGTGCGGAGCGCGGGGCCCGTCCGCAGGTGGCGCAGGCGCCGCTCAAGGAGGCCGTCCGCGGCCACTGGCGCTCGATTCTGCTGGGCTGCGGTCTGCTCGCGGCCACCAACTGCCTCTTCTACATCAGCAACACTGGCGTCCTGGCCTACGCCACCGCCGAGCTCGGGATGGACCGTGAGGCACTGCTCACCGGATCGCTGCTGAGCTCCCTCGTGGCAGTGGCGGCGACGCTCGCCGCGGGGGCCGCCTCCGACCGCTTCGGGCGGCGCCCCGTCATCCTGGTGGGAGCCGTCGCGCTCGTCGTCTGGGCCTTCCCGTACTTCTGGCTGGTGGACACGGCGAAACTGGGGATGCTCTTCGTGGCTGTCACCGTCGGCGCGGTCTTCCAGTCCCTGACCTTCGGCCCGCTGGCGGCCTACCTCGGTGAACTTTTCGCTCCCCGGGTCCGGCTGTCGGGCGCCTCACTCGCCTACCAGCTCGCCGCGATCACCGTCAGTGGTGGCACGCCGGTGATCATGACGGCGCTCATCGCCCGGACCGGAGCGACCTGGTCGGTAGCTGTTTTCGTGGCCGTGATGGGGCTGGTGACGACCGGTTGCGCCTGGCGGCTGCGGGAGACCAACCCGGCGTCCGTACGACGTGATCCACAGGCCGTTCCCGGTGCCGACGGGACAGGCGCGCCGGGTACTGACGTGGACGTGGCTGGCGCGGAGGCAGTGGCCAAGGCGTAG
- a CDS encoding alpha/beta fold hydrolase → MPYVDVAPGVRMAYEDRGTGRPIVFVHGWGGSGDVWDYQVLDLADQFRVITVDLRGHGVSDKPWGDYGYATFCADLATLMRELSLEDVTLVGWSMGGHIGLKFVQTIGAPVARLVLTGSGPRFLQAPDAPYGGPEDSAQALCDAVRFSRVETIQGLYGQNFHRTDLAPRRDWMIRIGLQVPAFVGLKSFEALLAEDLRPGLADITIPVAVFCGRHDEIWDPRWSEAAAKDIPRASLTYFENSGHVPFIEERAAWSAALADFITGS, encoded by the coding sequence ATGCCGTATGTCGATGTGGCGCCCGGTGTCCGTATGGCCTACGAGGACCGGGGCACGGGCCGCCCCATCGTGTTCGTGCACGGATGGGGAGGCAGTGGAGACGTCTGGGACTACCAGGTGCTCGACCTGGCCGACCAGTTCCGCGTCATCACCGTTGATCTGCGGGGCCACGGAGTGTCTGACAAGCCGTGGGGTGACTACGGCTACGCGACGTTCTGCGCCGACCTGGCCACGCTGATGCGCGAGCTGTCCCTCGAGGACGTCACCTTGGTGGGCTGGTCGATGGGCGGCCACATCGGCCTGAAGTTCGTGCAGACCATCGGGGCGCCGGTCGCGCGGCTCGTGCTCACCGGGTCAGGCCCCCGCTTTCTGCAGGCCCCCGACGCGCCGTACGGCGGTCCCGAGGACAGCGCCCAGGCGCTGTGCGACGCCGTGCGCTTCAGCAGGGTGGAGACGATCCAGGGCCTGTACGGCCAGAACTTTCACCGTACCGATCTCGCCCCGAGGCGCGACTGGATGATCCGCATCGGCCTGCAGGTGCCCGCGTTCGTGGGCCTCAAGTCCTTCGAGGCGCTGCTCGCCGAGGACCTGCGCCCCGGTCTCGCGGACATCACGATCCCGGTCGCCGTGTTCTGCGGACGCCACGACGAGATCTGGGACCCACGGTGGTCGGAGGCGGCAGCCAAGGACATCCCCCGCGCCTCCCTCACCTACTTCGAGAACAGCGGCCATGTCCCGTTCATCGAGGAACGTGCCGCCTGGAGTGCCGCTCTGGCCGACTTCATCACCGGTAGCTGA
- a CDS encoding alpha/beta fold hydrolase: protein MEDGDAGLLYVTAPDGATIAAKVIVPARPAVATLLLVPGLGYGPWSWAPQRAEFAAGYQLVLLHNRGTGQSDAPTGPYSIDTLADDAAAVLRSLGSPPTHVMGTSMGGYVSLQLAAAHPDLVASVVVIASSPGGPGALPVPEQTAMLWRDHAHLPSEEFARRTMPNSFAPGWTEAHSREYAELLAARMASPVSPEAWAAQSAACEEFLTHGLRGVGPHQPVTGIHGTADGVVPFENLAELGRQLPQAQRIALRGAGHLCWLERPGDVNEAIRDHLARAGAAPGLAVPIRPRAESC, encoded by the coding sequence ATGGAGGACGGCGACGCCGGGCTGTTGTATGTGACTGCTCCCGATGGGGCGACGATCGCGGCCAAGGTCATCGTTCCCGCGCGGCCGGCGGTGGCGACGCTACTGCTCGTCCCGGGTCTGGGTTACGGGCCGTGGAGTTGGGCACCACAGCGAGCGGAGTTCGCTGCCGGTTACCAGTTGGTGCTACTCCACAACCGCGGTACCGGGCAATCCGACGCACCGACCGGTCCGTATTCCATCGACACCTTGGCTGATGACGCGGCGGCCGTGTTGCGCTCGCTGGGCTCCCCACCAACCCACGTGATGGGTACTTCGATGGGGGGATACGTCTCGCTGCAGTTGGCAGCCGCGCATCCTGACCTGGTGGCGTCGGTGGTCGTGATCGCCAGTTCGCCAGGCGGTCCCGGTGCGCTGCCCGTCCCCGAGCAGACGGCCATGCTGTGGCGCGACCACGCGCACCTGCCCAGCGAAGAGTTCGCGCGGCGGACCATGCCAAACTCCTTCGCTCCCGGCTGGACCGAAGCGCATTCCCGGGAGTATGCGGAGCTGCTGGCCGCCCGCATGGCTTCACCCGTGTCGCCGGAAGCCTGGGCGGCGCAGTCGGCGGCGTGCGAGGAGTTCCTCACCCACGGCCTGCGGGGTGTGGGACCTCACCAGCCGGTGACCGGCATTCACGGCACCGCCGATGGCGTCGTGCCGTTCGAGAACCTCGCCGAGCTCGGCCGTCAGCTCCCGCAGGCGCAGAGGATCGCCCTCCGCGGCGCTGGTCATCTGTGCTGGCTGGAGCGTCCCGGGGACGTCAACGAGGCCATTCGTGACCATCTCGCGCGTGCTGGTGCCGCCCCGGGCCTCGCCGTCCCCATCCGTCCACGGGCGGAATCATGCTGA
- a CDS encoding IS110 family transposase — MSAERINALERQIRRPVTAQAPHLLAIPGCGILGAVVLLGETADTTRFASKAAFARFNGTAPIPVWSGNKVRVRLNRGGNHTVNHALHMITVTQVRGADRRTHAVPSRGFARPCC, encoded by the coding sequence GTGTCGGCCGAGCGCATCAATGCACTCGAGCGCCAGATCCGCCGCCCGGTCACCGCCCAGGCACCGCACCTGCTGGCCATCCCCGGCTGCGGCATCCTCGGCGCCGTAGTACTCCTCGGAGAGACCGCCGACACCACCCGGTTCGCTTCCAAGGCCGCCTTCGCCCGGTTCAACGGCACCGCACCGATCCCGGTCTGGTCGGGCAACAAGGTCCGCGTTCGACTCAACCGAGGCGGCAACCACACCGTGAACCACGCACTCCACATGATCACTGTGACCCAGGTTCGCGGTGCCGACCGGCGTACGCATGCGGTGCCGAGCCGCGGATTCGCCCGACCTTGCTGCTGA